Part of the Brevinematales bacterium genome, GGTGATTTTTTCCTTATAGCCGGACAGCAGACTGCCCGGGATATTCAGGATCAGAAGCACCTGCGGGGGTTGCGGGGTGGAGTACCCGGGGGCGAGATTGTTCAGCTTCACGGGGAATACGTCCTCGCGCGTCAGCCGTTTCTCCTGTATCTGCACCACGACCAGCACCTCGGACGGTTTGACCTCCGTGATGGATGCGGGAAGGGTGAGCTTCACGATTTTCTCGATATTGTTCGTAATCCCGCTGATATCGATAGGGCCGGTCTCGATATACTGGAGATCCTTGAACGCCTCGGACGCCCCGTGCACCGACGCCTCGTTCGTATTAAGGACGATACTCTCCATGACAAATCCCTCGGAGACCTGCCCGATGATCTTCGGCTTGATCGGGAGATTTTTTATCTCAAGGCGGTCGATTTTTAATGTGACGTACTGTTTCTTCAGGTTAACCTGAAATTGCAGGTCGGGGTTGGTCAGGTTGATGGATATCTTATACTCGTATTCCCCGATACGGGCGTTGGTCAGGTCGACATACGGGTTTATTTCTTTCAGGAGCGAGTTATTCTTGATGATATTCTTCCGCGCGTTGACGGAAAGTTCCGCGATCGTATCCGAACTGTTGACGAGCACCATATCCGGCGGGAGATTCACGAACGCGATCGGCAGGTTGAGCGTATTCTCGGTCAGTTCGAGCGAATTGACATAGTACCAGATACCCACCGCCATCAGGACGGAGACCAGTTTCTGAACCCAGTTGTGAGTGGCGAAGTACTTGAGTTTAGTCCACACTGAGGATTTCATTCAATCTCCTTGAGAATTTTTCAGCGGGTATATCGTACTCCAGTTTCCCGTTATGCGCGAGCGATATTTTACCGTTCTCCTCCGAGACGATAATCGAGATAGCGTCGGTATCCACCGTGATCGCGACTCCCGCGCGGTGACGGGTACCGAGCCGCTTCTTCGTCTTGAACGCCTCGACGATCACGCCGGGGATAATCACCCTGGCAGCGATCAGTTTATCTCCCTCGACGATAACCGCGCCGTCATGGAGGACATTCCCTTTATAGAAAATGGAGAGTATCAGGTCGGTCTGTATCAGCGCGTCGAGTTTGACCGATTCCTCCACCAGGTCGCGGAGACCGACGTTGCGCTCGAATATGATGAGCGCCCCGCTTTTATCCTCGGACAGCATGATGATCGAACGGGATAGTTCCATCAGCGCTTCTTCGGTGATTTTCCCCTTGATCGCGCTCAGCCCGCTTCTCCCGACACGCGACAGGAGCCGGCGGATTTCCGGCTGGAAAAGTACGACGATCAGGATTACCCCGTAGGTGATGACATATTTGAACAGCCATGCGAGCGTATTGAGGCCGACGAGGTTCGCGATAATGCTGATGGCGATGATGACGATAAAACCCTTCAGTATCGTGATGGAGTTCGTATCCTCGAAGAGACTATAGAGGAAATAGATAAAGTATGCCACCGCCAGGATGTCGATTATATTGACGAGAAACTGGACGATGGGGATATTCAGCAAATATTCCATCTGCGCGCCTTTTAAGTATTATATTTCTATTTTCGGTTTTTCAGTATATAATATATAACTATCAAATTATAACATGAAACTCCGGTTTTCCCAAAGATTTCGTAAAATATTCGGAGAGTCGTTATGTCCCGGAATACCAACCCGCCGCGCGTGAAAAAATCCACGCAGGACGAATTAACGGTTATCCCCGGTATCGGGAAAAGTCTCGCTAAAGACCTGCGTCTGCTCGGGTACGGGCATGCCGCCGAACTGAAGGACGCAGACCCGATGCGGATGTACCGCCGTTTGTGCGAACTGACGGGGGCGCGGCAGGACCCATGCGTCCTGTACGTGTTCCGGTGCGCGGTCTATTTCGCTAGCGAATCCGCGCACGACCCTGAACTGCTCAAGTGGTGGAACTGGAAAGGAAAAACCTATCGTACGGAGAGGACTGATATATGAAACGTTTCCTGATGAGCTTTGTTTTCGCGTTCAGGGGGATTATCCTGAGTTTCAGGGGGCACCGGAATATCTGGGTGCAGTTCGTAATCGGCGCGGCGGCGGTCGCGCTGTCGTTCTGGCTCGCGCTGCCCATGATGGAATTTATCATTATTATCATCATGTACTTGTTCGTCATCATCCTCGAAATGATGAATACCGGCATCGAGGCGCTGGTCGACCATGTTTCGCCGGAGTATCACGAGGAGGCCGGTAAGGTCAAGGATATCTATGCGGGCGCGGTGCTGATGGGCGCGTTCCTTTCCGCGATAGTCGGCGTGATTATCCTCGGGCCGCCGCTCGCAGCGAAGCTCCGCGCGCTTTTCGGGATATCCTGATGGCGGCGTGTTACAGGGCGGTATTGTTCGATCTCGACGGAACCCTGCTGGATACTCTCGACGATCTCGCGGATTCGATGAACGCCGCGCTCGCATCGATGGGTTATCCCGGGCATCCCCGCGACGAGTACCGTTACTTTGTCGGGGACGGAGTACGGGCGCTCGCGGAACGTGTCCTGCCGGAGAACGCGCGGGAACAGGCGATTATCGCCGGATGTCTGGCGGCGATGGGGTATGAGTACGACCGGCGTTGGGACAGCAAGACGCGGCCGTACGAAGGTATCCCCGAACTTCTCGACCATCTCATGGGTATGCATATAAAAATCGCGATACTTTCGAATAAGCCGGACGGGTTCACGCGCGCGGTGGTTAAAAAGCTGTTATCGCGGTGGGAGTTCGATAAGGTATACGGAGCCGATCCGCCGGGGATTCCGGTCAAGCCCGATCCTGCCGGGGCGATCCGTATCGCGTCGGAACTGGATATACCCCCGCGCGAATTCCTATACCTTGGCGATACGAACACGGATATGCGTACCGCGATTTCCGCGGGCATGTTTCCCGTAGGCGCGGCATGGGGATTCCGTACCCGCGCGGAGCTCGATGCCGCGGGGGCGATGGCGATCGCGGACACCCCGTCGGACGTACTCCGCATTATGACGGCGGATTGCCTATGATGGAAATACTCCAGATCGCGCTGATCGGGCTGGTATCGGGGATTACCCCGGGGCCGTTACTCACCCTCGCTATAGCGCAGACGGTAGCGCATCACCGGAACGAGGGTATCAAAACCCAACTTGCGCCGCTGATCACGGATATCCCTATCGCTGCCGTTTCCATCCTTTTGTTATCCGGCGTAGCCTATTCGAATATCGTGCTGACGGTCATTTCTTTCGTCGGGGCGGGATTTATCGGGTATATGGCTATCCGTAACTTTATTCCGCCGAAAACCGAACAAATCATCGATACGAAACCGAAATCGCTGAAAAAGGGGATAATAGCCAATTTCCTAAACCCCGCGACATACCTGTTCTGGATAACTATCGGGGGGCCGGGACTGCTTCAGCAGGCGAAGGACGGGATCGGATGGGCTATTCTGTATGTGTTGGTGTTCTATACCGCAAATCTCGGAACTGCGATCACGGTAATCTTTCTTGCCGACCGTTTCAAGGGGCTGACGGGGAGTAACGGGTATAAATGGATACTGCGCGTGCTCGGCTTGTTTCTGCTGTTTTTCGCGGGGCGTCTGGTGTGGGAAGGAATACACAGAATAACGAATTAACTATAGACATTATGAAGCATTTCTTTTAAAATAATACTGTATATCCGTAATTCGGATGGGGGTATCAGGTGGACTTGTCCGGGAAAATCCTTCAGAAGCGGTATCAGATGACCGGCCCGATCGGCGAGGGCGGGATGAGCTTTGTCTATCTCGCGTCTGATCTGGAGAAGCAGAATCGTCAGGTAATCGCTAAAATACTCAAATCGAACGTCTCATCCGTGAGGACGGAGGATTATATCCGTTTTCATTCCGAAGCCACCGCCGTATCCAAACTGCACCATCCGAGTATTGTCGATGTACTCGATATCGGGGAGCAGGACGGATACCATTTCCTGATCATGGAGTATATCGACGGGAAAAGTATGCACCAGCTCCTGAAATCGGGGATGCGTTTCTCTATCGATGAGAGCGTCTCCTTCGCGTATCAGCTTGCCCAGGCGTTGGAGTATATCCACGGCAAGGGAATCCTGCACCGGGACATCAAGCCCGGAAATATCATGGTTTTCGACGTCAAAAAGAAAGGGGCTGCCGAAAAGAAAGTGAAACTGATCGATTTCGGCCTAGCCCAGATCAAGGACTTCAACGAGATAAAAAATTCCGACGACATCGCGGGGACGTTCAGCTATATGTCTCCCGAGCAGAGCGGGATGATCAAGCAGAAGGTGGACGAACGCAGCGACCTCTACTCGCTCGGCGTGGTCTTCTATCAGCTCATCAGCGGGCAGCTCCCGTTCCAGGCGGACGACATCATGTCGCTGATGCACCAGCATATCGCTACCCCGCCGCCGCCGTTATCGAAGTATGTAAAAAATATTCCCTCCATTATCGAGAAGATTATCAATAAACTGCTGGAAAAAGAGCCCGAAAAGCGGTACCAGAGTTCGCACGGGTTATGCGGCGACCTTAAAAAGTATATCGAGGGGGACGAAGGTTTCGAAATCGGCGGGGAGGACCGCGTCGTCCGGCTGAATCAGCGAACCTATCTCGCCGGCCGCGACGAGGAAATGACCGCGCTGAAAACCAAGTACGAACGGTCGCTGCAGGGCGAGGGTAGTTTAGTCCTCATCAGCGGGGAAGCCGGCGCCGGTAAAACCCGTCTCACCGAGGAATTCCGCAGGCAGGTCATCCGTAACGAAGGCGTCTGTCTTGAAGGGCGGTGTTTTTCGGGGTTGAGCAAGACCCCGTATAAGCCGTTCAAGGATTGCCTGAACCATTACCTCCTTCTCTACGCGAATTTTAAACCTGATAAGCAGGAAACGGTAAAAACCGCGCTGAGGAAAGCGTTGGGAGAACTGGGCGGGCTGATCCTGAAATTAAAGCCGGAGATGGGGGAGATTATCGGGGAATGCCCCCCGCTCGTGGAGCTCGAACCGAACCGTGAGAATATGCGATTCCTGATAGAGGTGTCCCGTTTCTTTCGGACGCTTGCCGATATTGAGAAAGGGCTGGTCATCATTCTGGAAGACCTCCATCTTGCCGACGAGGGCACTCTCATGCTGATCGAGGAAATCCAGAAAGAGATGAAAAATTCGAAACTCCTCCTGATCGCGAACTACCGTGTCAACGAGATACCCGCGGGGCACAGCCTCTACCACATTATCCGGGAATCCTACGAGAATCAGCTCCCGCTGGAATCGATCCAGCTTCGCGCGTTATCGCGTCCCGATATAGAAAGAATCACCTGCGGGATGCTTTCCGAGTGCCCCGAAAATATCGAGGATATTATCAGCCTGATCTATACGAAAAGTAAGGGAAACCCGTTCTTCGCGATCGAGATTGTCAAGCAGATGGCGGACGACCGCGCCATCAGGATTGAGGACGGGCGATGGGTGTTCGACCGCGAGAGTATCGGGCGGATACAGATTTCCTCGACATTGCTGGATATTATTTTTAACCGCATCGTCCTGCTGAATAAAAAAGAACGGTTTGTCCTGAGATGGGCGGCGCTGATCGGCAGGAAATTCCAGGTGGGCTTCCTCCTGAAACTCGCGAAGGCGTTGAATCCCGAATATCAGGAAACCGAGATTGTCGGGATGATCGACAACTCTATCCGGCTGGGGCTTCTCGACGAGGATTATAACGAGAAGGGAATCGTGGTATTCGTCCACGACCGTGTCCGCGAGGTGTTCGAGGAACAGAACACCCCCGACGACCGGAAGAAGATACACCAGACTATCGCCGAACTGATCGAACAGGATACGGATAACGGCGACAAAAACCGCCTGTACGAACTTGCCAATCATTATTATTATTCGGACTGCTGGGATAAAGTGCTGGAATACCTCATTCCCGCCGCCGAACAGGCGAGGGACAATTTCGCCAACGAGGACGCTATCCGTTACTATAAGATGGCGCAGGAATTGATGGAGAACGCCGGATTGCAGGAAAGCGACCCGTGGCTGGGCGTTCGTGTCAACCTCGGGAAACTCACTCTGAATATCGGGCGTTATGACGAATCAATCGCGATCCTCCAGTCGGCGCTTCCATTCATGGAATCCCCGTTGGAAAAAGCGAAGATATACCGGGAAATCTGTACCGCCTACCTGAAAAAAGGGGATAAGGCGAAATGCGAGGAGAACGGTAAACTCGGGCTGAACCTGCTCGGGGAATACCTCCCGGTAACCAAACACGGCGTGTATATTAATATTTTCATGGAATTCCTCAGACGCGGGGTACACGACCTGTTTCATTTCATGTACCGTAACCGGGAAAAGAAACGAATGAAGAATAAATCCCGTTATGAGAAAGACCGGTTGATCGTCTGGTTCTATATCACCCTCAACTGGATCTATATTATCAACGATTTGGATAAATTCATACGCTGCTCGATCAGGATGTACAATCTCGCCGAATCCCGCCTGGGGAAGTCGAAAGAGCTGGGTATGGCGATGGGCGCGTATGCCGCGTTGATTATGGCCATCCCATTCTTCAGGACGTCGCTCCGAATTCACTTCCGTGCGCTGAAGATGCGGAAGGAGCTCAGGGACGATTGGGGTATCTCGCAGAGTTTCCAATGGATGGGGTATTGTTATCAATGGATGGGCGAGTTCCACGAGAGCCAGAAATATTTCGAACAGGCGAGGCAGGGGTTCAGCCGGATAGGCGATATGTGGGAGCAGGGTATTACCGAGGGCGGGATGGACTTGAACTGTATCTACCTCTCCGAATACGATGAAAGTATCGAATACCTGCATAGTTATCTCAAGATCAGCGAGTACTCCAAGAATTATTTCGGGCTGTCGAGCGTCTATGTGGACTATATGTGGCTCAATAACGAGCGCGGGGATTTCGTACTGGCCAACGTATGGACTGAAAAATGCAGCAAGCTCCTGGCGGAATACCCGATCCCGATATCGATATGTAATTTTCATATGTATTCCGGCGAACAGTGCCTGATACGGGAGGATTTTCCCGAGGCGGTCAAGCATCTCGAGGAAGCGAAGCTCGTGCATGAGAACAACTCGCTGATGGATCAGTATGTCAACCAGCTGTACGCCGATCTGGCGGAGGCCTATCTCGGGATGTATTTCATCGAGAGCAATAAGCGCCTGAAAAACCGGTATATGCATCTCGCGGTACGTATGAGCGAAACCGCGGTGAAGAAGAACCGCAAATGGGTTACCCATTACGGGAAAACGCTCAGAATAAAGGGAAAGATACTCGCGGTACAGGGAAATCACGGCGCGGCGGAAAAATTTTTCCAGCGCGCGGTGAAGTGGGATTCCGACCTCGGGCGGAACTTCGAACTGGGACGGGATTTCCTGGATTACGGGATTTTCCTGCGGAACACCGGACGCATACGCGAGAGCCGCGCCAAACTCGAATCGGCGTACCGTCTCTTCCGCAGCGCGCATTCCCGCGAGTATATCCTCAAGACCGGCGACCTGCTGGGTATCCGCGAGGAAAGCAGCGGTACGATGGAGAAGTTTCAGGCCAAGCAGCGGCTTACTTCTATCATGCGGATGATCCAGAGTATCAGCGCTATCCTCAATCTGGACACCCTGCTCGAGAGTATCGTGATGCGGATGGTCGAATATACCGGAGCCCAGCGCGGATTGGTATTCCTGAAGAACAGCGATACCGGCGAGCTCGAAGTGCGGGCGATGAAAAATATGGACGGGACGACCGATATCCTCTTCTCCTCGCACGTCGTCCGTCAGGTGTTCCAGAAGGGAGAATCCATGATTACCGGGAACGCCGCGCAGGACGAAGCGTTCTATGAGTTTATGAGCGTGGTCAATTTCCACCTGAAATCGATTCTCTGCGCGCCGATAAAGCTGCACGAGCAGGTTATCGGGGTGTGTTATCTGGACAACCCCATGTCGAGCTCGGTATTCTCGCGGGACGACGTGGAGCTGATCGAGGTGATACTCAGTCAGGCCGCGATCGCGATCGAGAACGCCAATATGTACACCCTCCTCGAGGGGCGTGTCGACCAACGGACGCGCGAACTCAATCAGGCCTACGATATTATCAAGCAGGACCTCCGCCTCGCGAAACGGGTGCAGGAGAGTCTGCTTTCGTCCGGCACTATCGATATTCCCGGCATCGATTACCATATCGAGTATTCCCCGATGTCGGAGGTGGGCGGCGATATTTACGATGTTTATATGATGGATAACGGAGTATTGCGGATATTTCTTGCCGACGCGACCGGGCACGGGGTACAGGCCGCGTTGATGACGATGCTGATCAAGAGCGAGTACGAGCAGTTGAAGGGCACGGTCTCGGCTCCGTCGGAAATACTGGAAATTATGAATACGGAGATATTCAATACTTACCGCGCCCTGACGGTGTTTTTCACCGGGATTATCTGCGATATCCATATCGATGAAAAGAAGATCGTATTTGCCTCGGCGGGGCATCCCGACCAGTACCTGTTCAGCGGAAAGAAGCTGTATTTCCTGAAATCCACGGGCAAGCTGTGCGGGAGTATGGCCGATGTGAAGTATTCGCAGGTCGAGATGAAATTCGGTAAAAAAGATAAACTGGTGCTTTTCACCGACGGATTGTTCGAGGAATTCAATCCTGAGGGAGCAGAGCTCGGATTTGAGAAACTTTCGGAGATGGCGGAGTCGGTCGCGGAGATCTCGACAGGCCAGCCGGTCAAATGGTACTGTAATCAGCTCAAGGGGATTATGGAACGCCACCTCGCGGGATGCCCCCGGAACGACGACCTCACGATCATCGGCCTCGAACTGTTAAAATAAGGGCGGTTCCAAAAACTATCGATATTTATAACAATAGTATTTATTATTCTTTATAACACGCCCAATGGTCACTTCATTGTCCTCTTTTCCTTTATAATTTGATTGAAAAGAGGGTTTTTAAAAGTGCCCATAATTATCCTATGGCTTAATCAGGTGCGACTCAATATATTGGGGACGCACACCGGGCATGGGCTGTCCCAAAAAACCCACATTATAGAAGGCTTGTCATTGCGAACCCCGCGCTGCAATATATTTTCGATGCGCGGGGTGAAGCAATCTATTTAAAGAGCCAATAAAGAATTAAATAGACTGCTTCGTCTCTTCGTTCCCTGTCTGCCGCTCGCAGTGATATAACATAACAGGTAAAATACACTTTTGAGACAACCCCATATTCGAGGGGTGATGCTTTCCTAATACGGGAGCATCGACTCCTGCCATGTAAATACCCGGATCAGGAAAAAGACGAGATACCCGAGCACCAGGAAGAACGAGAGGTAGAAGTAGAGGTAGCGGCTGCTCAGTTCGCGGTCGCCCCGCGAGAGGGATGTGATCTCCCGGTTGAAGATAATCCGGCCCCATTTTCGGAATCCCCCTATCGATGCGGCGCGTTTCAGTTTGGCGTCGTCATAATCGGGAAAAATATCCTGCAGGGTTTTATGATAGCTCGTGAATATCATCGAGAGAAGGTGTTTCCCCATGAGAAGGTTGAGGACTGCGAGGGGAAGAAATCCCAGTAAAAATAGCCAATGATTCGCGAAAAATGCCATAATCGATTTCATTCGTCTTCCTTAAAGCGTAGTTAGACCCGAAGCTGGTGCGCCCATACGGCCGCGCCGATAATCCCCGCTTCATTTCGTAACTGGGCGGGAACAATCTCCGCCCCCACATTCAGGTATTGGAAGAATTTTTCATGCTTCTTACTCACGCCGCCGCCGATAATAATCATCCTCGGCCAGAACAGTTTTTCCAGCATGGTGAGATATTCGTTAAAACGGCCGGCCCATGTCGGCCAATCGAGTTCTTCTTTTTTACGGATGAAGTCGGACGCGTAATGTTCGGCCTCTTTAGCGTTCATTTCGATGTGTCCGAGTTCGGTGTTCGGCAGCAGCGAGCCGTTATAGAACAACGCGGTGCCGAGTCCGGTCCCCACCGTAATCACCATCACCGTGCCGGGTTTTTCAACCCCGGCGCCGAAACGCATTTCCGCAAGCCCCGCGGCGTCGGCGTCGTTAATGAGCGCGGAACTGTTCCCGGATATCCGTTTTAACTCGGTCGGGAGATGTATCCCTATCCAGCTTTTATGGATATTCGCCGCGGTCAGCACCGTACCGTCACGGATAGCCGCGGGAAACCCTATCCCGACAGGCCCGCGCCAGTTGAAGTACTTGATGACCTGCCCGATGACTTCGATCATCTCGTCCGGTTTCGCGCCGGGCGGTGTGGGGATTCTGTAACGCTCCGAGAGCATTCTGCCGGTAGAAATCTCCACAGGCGCGCCCTTGATACCCGACCCGCCCACATCGATGCCGAGAACTTTTTTTCCGAACATGTTTTCTCCTCAGGTAGCTATTAATATAACCGATGAGGCTCGAAATGTCAATTATGAAAACGTTAAGGATTGAGGATTTACTCGAATATTTTAATCGGGGTTAAAGGAGGTTTTCGAGGACGTAATGGCGTTGTTTCATCGCGGCGCGGTGAAAGAGTACCCAGTCCGATTTATAGAAGTTCTTCTTCAGCAGGAAGGTTTTCTCGAAGCCCTCGGCCTCAAGTTCGACCTCGCTATGCCAATCCTCAGTCAGCGAATCTTTGTTCAGCAGAGCCTTCCTGCGCCATTCGTACTTATCGTAGTAGAACGGCCTCGGTTCGAACCAGCTCCGGAATTCGGTTCTCCAATCCTCGCAACGTTTTTCAAGATGAGGTTCTTCGTTGGATAACAGGGTAAGTATCTTACCCTCGATCTCCCCCCATTCCGCGTGCGGATACTTATGCGGGGGCTGGATAGACCGCAGGAAATAATAGATCTCCTTCGAGGCCTCGATGTAGATCCGCGGGTTGTCGCGCGAGATCAGGCCGTCCCCATGCTTAGCCTCGTATCGCCACTTGAGGTAGGGGATATCGGGATATAGCCCCGCTTCGGCGTGCCCGATATGCGGCGCGAACTTGATAAATACGTTCTTCAGCATACTGTAATTCCATTGCCCGTTCTCCCATGTCTCCGTGCGGCGGACGCAGTTCTCGTGGCTGTGCCGCCCGGAGAATCCCTGATGCGCCCATGTATCCGCGAACGTATGGATTGCTATTCCGAGACGGATAATCCTGAAACGGCGTCTGCGTTCGGCGGCAGCCTGTGAAAGAATGACCCTCGCGAACGGGGAATTCGGACGCACTACGAACGTATCCTCCGGGGTGCGGAGCGGGCGTTCGGGGAGAAAATGGAACGGGATAAAAACGCGCTTCTGGATCGACCAGTTGACGGAACGGATACCCATATAGGCGGTGCGTACCGGGTCGAACAGCATATTATCTACATGCACCGGCTTGTGCTCTGCGGCATCGTCCAGGTACTGCGAGGCGAACGCCAACCGGAGGGATTCCTTTTTCGAGAAGCCGGCCGCCCGCGCGATCACCGCGGTACAGTAATAGTGAAAATCGTCCAGCATGGTTACCCCGCCCGCCCGGATTCGAGCATCCGGTTGATTTCATCGAGAGTGGGGAGAGACGGTATCGCGCCGCGTTTTGTGACTGAGATCGCGCCCGCCGCTACCGCGAAACGGATCATCTCCGCGAACTCGCCGCGAGGGAAATCAGTCCGCCCGTCCCGCACGAAACGGTAGAGCAGCGCGGCAGTGAAGCTGTCCCCTGCGCCTATCGTATCGATGCATTCCACATGCGGCGCGGGGATAACGCCGTCACCGTCCCTGTTGCGGAAGTAGCACCCCTTATCGCCGAGTGTAACCGCGACCGTGGATATACCGCGCTCTATCAGCGCTTTCGATCCCTCCGCGTAGTCCGGCGACCCCGTCACGGTTTCCCATTCCTCGTCGGCGATCTTCACGAGGCCGGCATAATCCATCGCGGTATGAATCTGTTCCCGCGCCTCTTCGGGCGAATTCCATACCGAGGGACGGTAGTTCGGGTCGAACGAGATAAAGAGGCCGTGCTTTTTCGCGAGGTCGAGTGCGCGGAACGTCGCCTCACGCGCGGGGCTTCGGGAAAGGCTGAGGGAGCCGAAATGGAAGATTTTCGCGCCATCGAACATCGATTCGGGGATTTCGTCGGGACGGATGAGAATATCCGCGCCGGGACTCCGGTAGCAGAGCATATC contains:
- a CDS encoding HAD family hydrolase — encoded protein: MAACYRAVLFDLDGTLLDTLDDLADSMNAALASMGYPGHPRDEYRYFVGDGVRALAERVLPENAREQAIIAGCLAAMGYEYDRRWDSKTRPYEGIPELLDHLMGMHIKIAILSNKPDGFTRAVVKKLLSRWEFDKVYGADPPGIPVKPDPAGAIRIASELDIPPREFLYLGDTNTDMRTAISAGMFPVGAAWGFRTRAELDAAGAMAIADTPSDVLRIMTADCL
- a CDS encoding LysE family translocator, with translation MMEILQIALIGLVSGITPGPLLTLAIAQTVAHHRNEGIKTQLAPLITDIPIAAVSILLLSGVAYSNIVLTVISFVGAGFIGYMAIRNFIPPKTEQIIDTKPKSLKKGIIANFLNPATYLFWITIGGPGLLQQAKDGIGWAILYVLVFYTANLGTAITVIFLADRFKGLTGSNGYKWILRVLGLFLLFFAGRLVWEGIHRITN
- a CDS encoding ROK family protein, which translates into the protein MFGKKVLGIDVGGSGIKGAPVEISTGRMLSERYRIPTPPGAKPDEMIEVIGQVIKYFNWRGPVGIGFPAAIRDGTVLTAANIHKSWIGIHLPTELKRISGNSSALINDADAAGLAEMRFGAGVEKPGTVMVITVGTGLGTALFYNGSLLPNTELGHIEMNAKEAEHYASDFIRKKEELDWPTWAGRFNEYLTMLEKLFWPRMIIIGGGVSKKHEKFFQYLNVGAEIVPAQLRNEAGIIGAAVWAHQLRV
- a CDS encoding pathogenicity locus produces the protein MSRNTNPPRVKKSTQDELTVIPGIGKSLAKDLRLLGYGHAAELKDADPMRMYRRLCELTGARQDPCVLYVFRCAVYFASESAHDPELLKWWNWKGKTYRTERTDI
- a CDS encoding diacylglycerol kinase family protein encodes the protein MKRFLMSFVFAFRGIILSFRGHRNIWVQFVIGAAAVALSFWLALPMMEFIIIIIMYLFVIILEMMNTGIEALVDHVSPEYHEEAGKVKDIYAGAVLMGAFLSAIVGVIILGPPLAAKLRALFGIS
- a CDS encoding TIGR00159 family protein; its protein translation is MEYLLNIPIVQFLVNIIDILAVAYFIYFLYSLFEDTNSITILKGFIVIIAISIIANLVGLNTLAWLFKYVITYGVILIVVLFQPEIRRLLSRVGRSGLSAIKGKITEEALMELSRSIIMLSEDKSGALIIFERNVGLRDLVEESVKLDALIQTDLILSIFYKGNVLHDGAVIVEGDKLIAARVIIPGVIVEAFKTKKRLGTRHRAGVAITVDTDAISIIVSEENGKISLAHNGKLEYDIPAEKFSRRLNEILSVD
- a CDS encoding protein kinase, translating into MDLSGKILQKRYQMTGPIGEGGMSFVYLASDLEKQNRQVIAKILKSNVSSVRTEDYIRFHSEATAVSKLHHPSIVDVLDIGEQDGYHFLIMEYIDGKSMHQLLKSGMRFSIDESVSFAYQLAQALEYIHGKGILHRDIKPGNIMVFDVKKKGAAEKKVKLIDFGLAQIKDFNEIKNSDDIAGTFSYMSPEQSGMIKQKVDERSDLYSLGVVFYQLISGQLPFQADDIMSLMHQHIATPPPPLSKYVKNIPSIIEKIINKLLEKEPEKRYQSSHGLCGDLKKYIEGDEGFEIGGEDRVVRLNQRTYLAGRDEEMTALKTKYERSLQGEGSLVLISGEAGAGKTRLTEEFRRQVIRNEGVCLEGRCFSGLSKTPYKPFKDCLNHYLLLYANFKPDKQETVKTALRKALGELGGLILKLKPEMGEIIGECPPLVELEPNRENMRFLIEVSRFFRTLADIEKGLVIILEDLHLADEGTLMLIEEIQKEMKNSKLLLIANYRVNEIPAGHSLYHIIRESYENQLPLESIQLRALSRPDIERITCGMLSECPENIEDIISLIYTKSKGNPFFAIEIVKQMADDRAIRIEDGRWVFDRESIGRIQISSTLLDIIFNRIVLLNKKERFVLRWAALIGRKFQVGFLLKLAKALNPEYQETEIVGMIDNSIRLGLLDEDYNEKGIVVFVHDRVREVFEEQNTPDDRKKIHQTIAELIEQDTDNGDKNRLYELANHYYYSDCWDKVLEYLIPAAEQARDNFANEDAIRYYKMAQELMENAGLQESDPWLGVRVNLGKLTLNIGRYDESIAILQSALPFMESPLEKAKIYREICTAYLKKGDKAKCEENGKLGLNLLGEYLPVTKHGVYINIFMEFLRRGVHDLFHFMYRNREKKRMKNKSRYEKDRLIVWFYITLNWIYIINDLDKFIRCSIRMYNLAESRLGKSKELGMAMGAYAALIMAIPFFRTSLRIHFRALKMRKELRDDWGISQSFQWMGYCYQWMGEFHESQKYFEQARQGFSRIGDMWEQGITEGGMDLNCIYLSEYDESIEYLHSYLKISEYSKNYFGLSSVYVDYMWLNNERGDFVLANVWTEKCSKLLAEYPIPISICNFHMYSGEQCLIREDFPEAVKHLEEAKLVHENNSLMDQYVNQLYADLAEAYLGMYFIESNKRLKNRYMHLAVRMSETAVKKNRKWVTHYGKTLRIKGKILAVQGNHGAAEKFFQRAVKWDSDLGRNFELGRDFLDYGIFLRNTGRIRESRAKLESAYRLFRSAHSREYILKTGDLLGIREESSGTMEKFQAKQRLTSIMRMIQSISAILNLDTLLESIVMRMVEYTGAQRGLVFLKNSDTGELEVRAMKNMDGTTDILFSSHVVRQVFQKGESMITGNAAQDEAFYEFMSVVNFHLKSILCAPIKLHEQVIGVCYLDNPMSSSVFSRDDVELIEVILSQAAIAIENANMYTLLEGRVDQRTRELNQAYDIIKQDLRLAKRVQESLLSSGTIDIPGIDYHIEYSPMSEVGGDIYDVYMMDNGVLRIFLADATGHGVQAALMTMLIKSEYEQLKGTVSAPSEILEIMNTEIFNTYRALTVFFTGIICDIHIDEKKIVFASAGHPDQYLFSGKKLYFLKSTGKLCGSMADVKYSQVEMKFGKKDKLVLFTDGLFEEFNPEGAELGFEKLSEMAESVAEISTGQPVKWYCNQLKGIMERHLAGCPRNDDLTIIGLELLK
- a CDS encoding carbohydrate kinase; translated protein: MKYDVISMGELVVDFLTDERDKGLSGAANFTRVPGGAPANVAAGIARLGSKAAFLGKVGADPFGSFLADALDGYGVDISHLLRDPGALTTLFFIASRSDGKKDMLCYRSPGADILIRPDEIPESMFDGAKIFHFGSLSLSRSPAREATFRALDLAKKHGLFISFDPNYRPSVWNSPEEAREQIHTAMDYAGLVKIADEEWETVTGSPDYAEGSKALIERGISTVAVTLGDKGCYFRNRDGDGVIPAPHVECIDTIGAGDSFTAALLYRFVRDGRTDFPRGEFAEMIRFAVAAGAISVTKRGAIPSLPTLDEINRMLESGRAG